AGGAGAAGCGCCGGGTCGGTCTGGGGACCGCGTTGGCCCTCATGCTCGTCGGTTCGGTGGCATCCGGCAGCATCGTCGGACTGACCCTGGCGAACACGAACGCGGGCGGGGAGTCCGAGACCGTCAACTCACTGCGCGAGCCCAGCCAGCCCTCGCCGGACGCCCCGGAAGGCGGGGTGGAGCGGGTCGCCGCGGACGTGCTTCCCACCGTGGTGTCCATCCAGTTGGCCACCCGCGCCGGCGCGAGCAGCGGGTCAGGTTCGATCATCTCCTCCGACGGCTACGTCCTCACCAACCACCATGTCGTCGCCGGTGCAGAAAACGGTGGGCTGATGCAGGTCACGCTCAACAACGGTGCCACCCATGAGGCGGAGTTCGTCGCCTCCGACCCGGCGACCGACATCGCGGTGATCAAGATCCGGGACATCTCGGACCTTCCGGTGATCACCTTCGGTGACTCCTCGGGGATCAACGTCGGCCAGGAGGTCGTGGCCATAGGCTCCCCGCTGGGACTGAGCTCCACGGTGACCTCCGGCATCGTCTCCTCCCTCAATCGCCCGGTGCGTGCCTCCGACGGTGGCGGGGAGTCCTCCCTCATCGACGCGATCCAGACCGACGCGGCCATCAACCCCGGCAACTCCGGCGGCCCGCTCGTGGACATGAACGGTCATCTCATCGGCATGAACTCGGTCATCGCCTCGCTGAGCTCGGGCGGGGAGGCCGGATCGATCGGCCTGGGATTCGCCATCCCCTCCAACTTCGCCAAGCGCGTCGCCGACCAGCTCATCGCCACCGGTGAGGCGACTTACCCGATGCTCGGTGTGCAGGTCGCTGCTCGGGGTGACGTCGACGGGGCGCTCATCGCCTCCGTGGAGCCGGGCAGCCCGGCCGAGGAAGCCGGTCTCGCAGAAGGTGATGTGGTCACCCGCGTGGAGGACCGGATCATCGACACCTCCGACGCCCTCGTGGCCGACATCCGTTCCCAGGAATTCGGCCAGACCGTCACCCTGGAAGTAACTCAGCCGGATACGGGACAGACCCGAGAGGTAGAGGTTACTCTGACCACAGAGTAGTTTTTCGCCATATATCCCCCGCATGTCAGGACGCACGATGAACAACACCATGAATTCGGTCCCGGAGATTCCCCGCACATCTGCCCTGCTCGACGTGGCAGAGCCCGACGAGGAGCTGCTGCTCGCCGTGGAGAAGGAGGACCGTCTCCCGCCGCGGCGCCGCGCCCTGGTGGTGCTGGTCTCCGACCACACGCTCGGGTCGGGGGAGGACACGGACCGGCTGGTGACAGAGCTGCTCGTGGAGGCCGACTTCTCCGTCGACGGCTGCATCTCGGTCCGCTCGAAGAAGTCCCAGATCCGGCAGGCCATCGAGACCGCGGTGGTCGGGGGAGTTGACCTCGTGCTCACCGTCGGTGGCACGGGTGTCGGCCCGCGGGACAAGACCCCGGAGGCCACGCGGGCGGTCATCGACGTGATGGTGCCGGGTGTCGGGCAGGCCATCCGGGCCTCGGGCCTGGCCTGTGGTGCGGTGGACGCGGGCACGTCGCGGGGCATTGTGGGGGTGTCCGGATCGACCGTGGTGGTCAACCTCGCTCCCTCTCGGGCGGCGGTGCGTGACGGTATGGCGACCCTGACGCCGCTGGTGCACCACCTCATCGACCAGCTGCAGAAGCACACCGTTGAGTAGCAGCCGGCGCGAGCGGCGTAGGGTGCACCGGCCTTCCGATGCCCCTGACATCGACCGCAGTGTGGATCGGGCCGATCACGGCTTCGGAATCGAAAAACCCGCTGACGACCAGCGGGAAGTTCTTCTCGACCCGGAGGCCGAGGATGCACTCACGGGTGAGGAGTTCTGGCGCGAGCAGCGCCCTCCCCACCACGGGTGAGTGACTAGCGGACCTCGCGGGAGAGCAGGTCGCGGATCTCGGTGAGCAGTTCGACGTCGGTCGGGGCGACGTCCTCCTCATCCTGGTTGATGCCGCGGCGGGCCTCCTGGATCTCCTTCAGCTTGTTCATCGGGGCGACGATGACGAAGTAGACCACTGCTGCGATGAGCAGGAAGTTGATGGCGGCGGTGATGACGGCACCGAAGTCGAGGAAGGTGGCGTCGTTGCCGGAGATGATGTTGAAGCCGAGGCCGTTGACCTCAGCGCCACCGATGGAGGCGATGAGCGGGTTGATGAGGTTGTCCGAGAACGCGGTGACGATCGCGGTGAAGGCGCCACCGATGACCACGGCGACAGCCAGGTCGATGACGTTGCCGCGCATGATGAAGTCCTTGAAGCCCTGCAGCATGTTGGATCTCCTTTGAATCTGGGAGGACGTATTGACAAAAAGACTGTAGACCAATCACCCTCCGGAAGCACGGTCCCCGGTGATGACGACCGCCAGGGGTGACCCCAGTGAGGCCGCCGCGACCGCCCGGGCGTCATCGGCTGGGAGGGCGACCAGGAGGGTTCCGGGGGTGTCCTGAGCGGAAGCTAAAATGACCTTTCCACCTGCGGCGATGGTCTCCGGAAGGCCGGAGTCGGGGGCGTGGGTGACCACGTCGACGGTGTCGCCGTGGTGCAGCAGGGGGATCACCTCGGGTTCGGCGAGTCGCACCGGCACCAGGTGTGTGATTCCACTCACGTCGGTACCGGCCGGGCCGATTTCGATGAATCTGTGCTTTGTTGCGATCTCGCCCGACTGGGCAGCGGCGGTGACCACCCGGCCCTCCACCTCGCCCGGATCCGTGAGTGCGTCGGCGGGAAGAAGATGCGGCGGAACCCGGACGGAGGAGACATCGTCGGCCGTCACCGCCGCGCCCGCGGGGACGTCGCGGGCGAAGACGACCGCGGAGGGATCCTGGCCGGTGGCCTCCCGGACGGTCAGGGCGAGGGCGAGAAGGACGAGGAGGGCGGCGGCCACCCGGCGGAGCAGGAGGGAGCGCCGCCACCCCGGGGTGGTCAGCGTGCGGCGCAGAGAGGGTAGGGGAGAAGGGCTCATACCCCATTGGACTCCGCAGGGGCGCCGACGGTTCCCGGCGGATTCAGGTTCAGCGGAAGTGGCGGACCCCCGCCGGGGTGATGGCCAGGTCGACGGGCATGTCATGGCCCTCGGCGGGGATGTCGTCACGGATCTCCCCGTTATAGAGGAGAACCGCGGTGCGTGGGGGGTTCTCGCCGGCGGCCAGGTGGGCCAGGGCCCGGTCGTAGTAGCCGCCACCCTTGCCCAGCCGGATGCCGTCCGGGCTTACCCCGAGGGCGGGGACGAGGATGAGTCGGCACGAGGCGATGGCGTCGGGGCCGAGGCGGTCGCCGGTGGGCTCGGCGATGCCGAGGGCGCCGGGGTTGAGATTGAGGCGCCCCTGGTACCGGGCCCAGTCGAGATGGCCGCCCGGAAGGGAGACAGGCAGGAGGAGGGAGGAGGCCTCGCCGTGCAGGGCGTCGAGAAGCAGGGTGCCGCCGGGCTCACCCGGGAGGGGGAGTAGGCGGCCACCGAGGTCTCCACCGGGGACAGTGAGCGCAGCAGGGCGGCGGCGTGCGCGATGATCGCGGAATCCTCCCGCGAGATGTCCTCCGGGCTCATGCCCCGGCGCACCTGGATCATCTGCGCGCGCAGCGCCACCTTCCGTTCCCTGATCTCTGCTGGGTCCATGACCTCCATCATGCACCGAAACCGATGCGGCGGGGTGGGCACATCCGGGCATGGTCTCGGGGTAGGGTGTGACGCTATGAGCTTGTCATCTCACGAGCACCCGCATGGTGTGAAGACCGTCATTGTTCCCGCTGCAGGCATGGGAACCCGGTTCCTTCCGGCGACGAAGACGGTTCCCAAGGAGCTGCTGCCGGTCGTGGACACCCCCGGCATCGAACTCATCGCCGAGGAGGCCGCCGCCCTGGGCGCGTCCCGCATGGCCGTCATCGTCGCGCCGAACAAGCAGGAGGTCATGCGCCACTTCGGGCAGTTCCCCAACCTGGTGGAGACCCTCAGCGAGCGCGGCAAGGACGAGCAGGTGGCCAAGGTGCAGCGCGCCAACCAGCTCATCCAGCCGGTCGCTGTCGAGCAGGCGAAGCCGCTCGGCCTGGGGCACGCCGTGGGCCTGGCGGAGAGCGTCCTC
Above is a window of Corynebacterium suedekumii DNA encoding:
- a CDS encoding S1C family serine protease, with product MNDQTTPNTPNSGGYQPVNSPYRSWDNSPPATPNPDTGTPSSAATEPPVMAPAPTKEKRRVGLGTALALMLVGSVASGSIVGLTLANTNAGGESETVNSLREPSQPSPDAPEGGVERVAADVLPTVVSIQLATRAGASSGSGSIISSDGYVLTNHHVVAGAENGGLMQVTLNNGATHEAEFVASDPATDIAVIKIRDISDLPVITFGDSSGINVGQEVVAIGSPLGLSSTVTSGIVSSLNRPVRASDGGGESSLIDAIQTDAAINPGNSGGPLVDMNGHLIGMNSVIASLSSGGEAGSIGLGFAIPSNFAKRVADQLIATGEATYPMLGVQVAARGDVDGALIASVEPGSPAEEAGLAEGDVVTRVEDRIIDTSDALVADIRSQEFGQTVTLEVTQPDTGQTREVEVTLTTE
- a CDS encoding MogA/MoaB family molybdenum cofactor biosynthesis protein — its product is MNNTMNSVPEIPRTSALLDVAEPDEELLLAVEKEDRLPPRRRALVVLVSDHTLGSGEDTDRLVTELLVEADFSVDGCISVRSKKSQIRQAIETAVVGGVDLVLTVGGTGVGPRDKTPEATRAVIDVMVPGVGQAIRASGLACGAVDAGTSRGIVGVSGSTVVVNLAPSRAAVRDGMATLTPLVHHLIDQLQKHTVE
- the mscL gene encoding large conductance mechanosensitive channel protein MscL, translated to MLQGFKDFIMRGNVIDLAVAVVIGGAFTAIVTAFSDNLINPLIASIGGAEVNGLGFNIISGNDATFLDFGAVITAAINFLLIAAVVYFVIVAPMNKLKEIQEARRGINQDEEDVAPTDVELLTEIRDLLSREVR
- a CDS encoding SAF domain-containing protein produces the protein MSPSPLPSLRRTLTTPGWRRSLLLRRVAAALLVLLALALTVREATGQDPSAVVFARDVPAGAAVTADDVSSVRVPPHLLPADALTDPGEVEGRVVTAAAQSGEIATKHRFIEIGPAGTDVSGITHLVPVRLAEPEVIPLLHHGDTVDVVTHAPDSGLPETIAAGGKVILASAQDTPGTLLVALPADDARAVAAASLGSPLAVVITGDRASGG
- a CDS encoding 5-formyltetrahydrofolate cyclo-ligase; translation: MPGCAHPAASVSVHDGGHGPSRDQGTEGGAARADDPGAPGHEPGGHLAGGFRDHRARRRPAALTVPGGDLGGRLLPLPGEPGGTLLLDALHGEASSLLLPVSLPGGHLDWARYQGRLNLNPGALGIAEPTGDRLGPDAIASCRLILVPALGVSPDGIRLGKGGGYYDRALAHLAAGENPPRTAVLLYNGEIRDDIPAEGHDMPVDLAITPAGVRHFR